A genomic region of Plasmodium yoelii genome assembly PY17X01, chromosome : MIT contains the following coding sequences:
- a CDS encoding cytochrome c oxidase subunit 3, whose protein sequence is MLTVQIITVLINIFIVFSNFNNIKAHLVSYPSLASLYGTSLKYFSVGILFTFNPIILLIFVYSIRESLYSTFSSLASGMLSIIISEALLFLTYFWGILHFCLSPYPLYDEGIIITSSRMLILTITFILASASCMTACLQFLIEKGMSFEISSIVCIIYLLGECFASLQTTEYLHLSYYINDAVLGTLFYCVTGLHFTHVIVGLILLLIYFIRIVDQYDVNTEWSYSYIGISYVVFTHTDQMTILYWHFVEIVWLFIEFFFYSE, encoded by the coding sequence ATGTTAACGGTACAAATAATCACCGTTCTTATAAATATATTTATTGTATTTAGTAATTTTAATAATATAAAAGCACATTTAGTATCTTATCCATCATTAGCATCATTATATGGAACATCTTTAAAATATTTTTCAGTTGGTATTTTATTCACATTTAATCCAATTATATTATTAATATTCGTATATTCTATTAGAGAAAGTTTATATTCTACATTTTCTTCTTTAGCTTCAGGAATGTTATCTATTATTATATCTGAAGCTTTACTATTTCTAACTTATTTTTGGGGAATATTACATTTTTGTTTATCTCCTTATCCATTATATGATGAAGGAATAATAATCACATCATCTAGAATGTTAATATTAACAATTACTTTTATATTAGCTAGTGCATCATGTATGACTGCATGTTTACAATTCCTTATAGAGAAAGGAATGAGTTTTGAAATATCAAGTATTGTATGTATTATTTACTTATTAGGTGAATGTTTTGCATCATTACAAACAACTGAATACTTACATTTAAGTTATTATATTAATGATGCTGTCTTAGGAACTTTATTCTATTGTGTAACTGGTTTACATTTTACACATGTTATTGTTGGATTAATATTATTATTAATATACTTTATAAGAATAGTAGATCAATATGATGTAAATACTGAATGGTCTTATTCATATATAGGAATATCTTATGTTGTCTTTACTCATACTGATCAAATGACCATTTTATACTGGCATTTTGTTGAAATAGTATGGTTATTT